Below is a genomic region from bacterium.
CGGAACGAGGCCGGGTCGTGCGGGTGCGTTGCCGGTTTTCTGCCCCCGATCGGGTCTCGTCGGGAACTTCCAGTCGTGGCGGTTGATCCAAGCTCCGAGCCCGCCGATAGGCGGGAGGCTGCTGCTCGAGCGTCCCGCGTCGCGGGGAGGCCGGCCAGGGCGGCGCGGAGGGAATGGGCTTGAGCAAGGCGATCCGGATCTTCTCGGGGAATCTCTGGTGGGGGCGCGCGGACAGCGACGCCCTCGTCGGGATGATTCGCCGCTACGAGATCGACGTCTTCTGTGCGCAGGAGCTCGGCTGGGAGAACGCCGAGGCCATCGCCGACGAGCTCCCCTTCGGCGGGCTCGAGCCCACCGACGGCTTCCAGGGCATGGGCATCGCCCTGCGCCAGGAAGCCGAGTACGAGCGGATCCCCCTCGACTTTCGTCCGGCCCGCCATGTCGTGCTCGATCCGGGCGTCTGGAACGGGCTCGCGCGTCCAATCTCGCTGATCAACGTCCACTTCCAGGCCCCGCACTCGGCGCGACCCTTCCCGCCGTCGCGGGTGCGCGCACGGCAGGCGGCCGGCCTCGAGACCTTCCTCGACGCGAACCCGAGCGACGCACGCCTCATGGTCGGCGACTACAACGCCACCCCGGTCTGGCCGCTCTATCGCCGCCTCGCCCGGCGCTTCACGGATGGCGCGATCCAGTGCGCCCAGCGAGAAGGCCGCGACGTCCAAAGCACCTGGGGCCCGAAGCCCGAGAGCCCGCGCTATCTGCGGATCGACCACGCGATGGTCCGCGGCCTCCGCGTCGACAACTTCCGCGTCGTCGACATCGCGGGCAGCGACCACTCGGGGCTGCTCTTCGATATCTCGCCGGATCAGCTCGGCTAAGCCTTCGCCTGCGGGCGCTCGGCGAGTCCTTCTCCTTCGCCTGCGGGCGCTCGGCGAGTGATCGTTCGCCTGCGGGCGCTCGGCAAGTGATCGTTCGCCTGGGTGCGATTGGCGAGTCGTTCGCCGGCGAGCGCTCGGCGAGTCCTTCTCTTTCGCCTGCACCTGCGAGCGGGCGGCGAGCGGGCTCCGTCAGAGGCGTCGTCGACCTGCACCGACCCGATCGGTTTCGCCCTCCGATCGGGCCGGTGAGATCGAGCGTCCCGCGGAATCCGCCGCGCCCCGAGTCTCGCCAGGGGGACCGGCGAAGCTCAGAACGGATGTCCGCAATCCGCGTCCGAAAGCGCGTTCGGGCTGGAACGGACTGAGCACGTGCGTTCCTTCGTGCTCAGTTCGCTCCACGTTGCCCGTGATGCGCCACGCACCTACGCGCTGGGCGTCGCCCAACGAGCAGAATGGGTGGCCTTCAAGCGCACACGCTCAAGGCCTCAAAAAGGAAGGGACCAGTCCGACGAAGGCGTGCCCGCCGCTCCACGCTTCGCGCGGCCGCGACCCTGGCTCTGGACCTTGCGCACCGTCCGGCGAGAGCGGCCCCAGTTCGCGGGGGCCGGCGCCGACCAGGCATCGACCTGGACGCTTCGGGCGCGACGGATCGGGCGCGCCGCGCCCGAAGGCGTGCAGCCCGGAGAGTTCGTCAGCGTCGGAACCGAGAAGGAAGCGACCGGGATCTCGCTCACGTCGGCGGGGGCGTAGAGCTCGTCCTCCGAGAGGTCGCCGGCGAAGCGGTCCAGGTTGCGGTCGAAGTCATTCAGGTCGAGGTCGAGGGGCTTGATCGGTTCGCTCACGGGTCGTTCTCCTGGGGTTCTCGGGGTCCCGGGACCGTAGGCGAAAGTCGGGCGAAAAGCAATCAAAAGGCGAAAGTCGAGGCGAAACTATTGATCGGGTGTGCCTTCGTCGAGACGCTGAGGGCGGTCTGGTCGACGGCAGAGGGGTGGGGTGGTATCCAACGCCCGGGCCCGTAGCTCAGTTGGTAGAGCAGGAGACTTTTAACTTCTCCACGGCCGGTAGCCCGGGGTGGCTCCCGGGAAAATCCTAAATCAAATCAGCAGCTTGGCCGACGACGAGGTATGACTCGGTATGCCCAGGGAGCGTCAGGAACCTGTTCCTGAACCTCCTCTCGGGCAGAGGAGACCACCTCGTGCCGCGCGTCCGCCTGACACAGCAGAAGGTCAAGGCCACCGAGCCGACCGACCGGCCTCAGTTCATCGCGGACGCTGGCCAGCCTGGTCTCTACCTCCGAGTCGGCAAGCGGCGCGCTGACGGCTCTTGTGTGCGCAGCTGGGTCTTCCAGCGAGACGAGCGGCGCACGGGCAAGACCCGCCGAACGACGATCGGCAGGTGGCCTGCGTGGGATCTGGCCTCCGCCCGAGAGCGCGCCCGCGAGCTGACGCGAAAGATGGATCTGGGCGAGTCGATCAGGCCAAAACCGCCCAAGGAGCAGCCGACGCTCGAACAGGCGGTTCGGCTGCACCAGGAATCCATGCGCCACCGGGGCTGCGCCGAAGGCTCGATCAGGATGCTGGAGGTCGAGCTGCGGCGACACGTGAAGCCATGGCTCGGTCGGCCGCTCGACGAGCTCGCGCCCGGCGAGGTTCGCGCCCGCCACATGCAGCTCAGCCGGGCCTCCGGTCCCTACCTCGCCAACCGCATCATGAAGCATCTCCGGGCTTGCTACCGCACCGCTCGGAAATCGCACCGGGACCTGCCCGCGGACCTCCCCACGGATGCCGTCGAGTGGAATCGGGAGGAGCGGCGCGACAACCCGGTCCCGTGGGACGAGCTCCCGGATTTCGCCCGGGCGCTTGACCGCTACGAGAACCCGATCCGCCGCGACTACATGCTCTTCCTGCTCCACACGGCGTTGCGCAAGTCGGACGCAGCGCGCGTGAGGTGGGAGGAGGTCGACTGGGAGGCGGGCACGCTGTTCCGGCCGGAGCCCAAAGGGGGGCGCAAGAAGGCGTTTACGTTGCCGCTCTCTCGCACGGCGCTCGAGATCCTTGAAAGGCGTCGGCAGGATCGGCTCTCGGAAGAGTGGGCTTTCCCGGCCGTGCGGCGAGGCAACGGCGCGGCCAACGCTTGCGGTCCCCTGCGCGAGTATCGAGAGTCGGAGATCGAGGTTCCGAGTCCTCACCGATTGCGCCGCACCTGGGCGACGGCTGCGGCAGAGCTGAACGTGAACTTCGTGACGATCCAGCTGATCCTGAATCACGCCCGCCCGAAGGACAACGTGACGTTCGGCTACGTCAGCCCGTCGCTCGAGAGCATGCGGGCCGAGTGCAACCGAGTCTCGCAGTTCCTTTCGGAGCGGATGAAGGGGGAGGGGGATCGGGACGAGGACGAAGGGGCCGAGGGAGACGACGGCTAGTCCGCCATCTCGGCCTCCGCCTCCGTGCGCGTCTCCGCAATCCATTGGCGGATCCGTCGTTCCATGATCGTCTTCACGCGCTCCGGAGAAAGTCCGATCTCTGGCAGCGTGAGAATGCTGAGCGCGAATCGGCTGAACTCGTTCTCACCCGAAATCGGCCCCTTGAACTTGTCGAAGTGGACGGTCAGCTGATCGTCGCTCCGGTGTCTCGCCCAGAACTGCGTAACCGACTTGCCGGCGAGAATCTCCTGCCACTTGATCGTGGCGTTCTGCTTCGGCTCCGCCATCACCGCGAAGAGGTAGTCGATCGCCTCGTCTGCCTCCTTCAGCGACTCCAGCAGCCGCACCTCGGCGCAGATCCAGTCTCCATAGATTACGTGGATTCCCCTTCCGAACGCCGCCGTGCGTTCCGCGAGCTCCCGGTATTTCTTTTGGAGCGCTCTTGCCTGCCTCCTGCGTGGGTTCGACAAGCGTTTCTCACCTGTGTGGTAGCGGAATAGGTCGCGGAGCATCAACACCTCGCGCCGTACATCACTAACCGGCAAGTCGAAGATTTCCGAAATTTTTTCGACGCTGTTCTCCGCCATTCCCCGGCAAGCATCGGCCTGTCGTGGTCCCAGACTTAGCGCCCGCGAGGGGGAATGATTGCGTTCACTCTGAGCGGATTGCTTCCCGACCGATTGCCCTTGTCCCGTCCACTTCACCAGCAGAGCCGGCCACGTTGGTCGGCACGAGAGGTAAGAGGAGGCCAAGATGGCCAATCGCGAGAGCACGAATACGACGATCGAAGACAAGACTTCAGACACCACTGGCGTACCCGCCGCCGCGATGCGTAGTGCGGTCTGGGAAGACGACGAGGCCTGGAACGTTTCGGCGGGGCTGATGGAGGATGGGCACTACCAGGCGGCCTGGGATGTTGCGCACGGACTTGTTCGCCGGAATCCGGGATTTCTTCCGGCGTACTTGATCATCGTTCGGTACTTCGTCGAGGCGGACAACTGTGACTTCGCCGATCACGCAAGAATCGCCCACAACATTCACGCCACCTTGCGGTCAGCGATGACCCATATCGACGACGGAGTCGAAACGGTGGTCCTGATGGAAAACGGAGTACCAGGCCGAACCCTCAACGTTCGAGACGAGCTGATCGCGCTGGCCAAGCAGTACGGCGTCCTCTCGCCGACGTAGTGCGGATGTCGATCACCTTACTGGATTGCCCAAGTCATGTTCGACGAAGCCCTCGAACACCTTGCTAAGCGCGTGGCCGAGCTGGTTGTGGAGCGCCTGCCCAGGGAGACCTCTGGGCGGGTGCCTCCCGACCCGCTGGAGATGCTCACGACCGGCGAGGTCGCGACTCTGCTGAAGGTGCATCAAGTGTCCCTGAAGCAGTGGCGGGGTCGGCGCGGGACCGGGCCGCCTTACGTCCGCATCGGTCGATCCATTCGGTACCGCCGTAGAGATGTTGAAGCTTGGATGGAAGAGATCAAGGACGAACGCCGAGAATAGTGCGTGGTCGGCGAATGCCGACAGCTTGGTCAGAGTCATACGGAACGCTGGACGTCTCGTATTGCCGATCCCTAACGGTGAGTAACGATTGCACTCACTGGCTCGCGTCGACGCAATGTCGACAGAAATCAACATCAAAGAGAATCAGGTGGGCGTGCAATGCGCGCACCGACGGGTCGCAGTAGCCACGCCCAGGGTGGGTGATCGACGATGGCGGTCCGGGCTTCGGAATATCGAGCGGAGCAGAAAGGCAATCCGAGATGCTGAAGCATCGACCAGTCCGGAGAGAACGCTGTTATGGCTTCCGAAATGACGAACGGCCGCGGGGGAGCGCCCGCGACCGCTCAAGATGGCGTCCGAAATGACGCTGCGAACGATACCCCTTCGTCTCCCACTAACAACCTTCCTGAAGAGATTGAGAAGGACCACCTCCGTGTCGAGCTGACTGACCTGTTGCAGGCGCAGGTAGACGACGAAGCGCCCGACCCGGCCCTGGTGCTGGTGGTCAAATATCGCGAGGCACCTGCCGGTTCGAAACGCACCCTTGGGTGCCGTAGATTTACGACTGCGGACGACGCGGTCGATTGGGTGCGCGAGCGTCACGCCGCGGCGGACTCATCGAATCCGCCGAGCTTTTATGCCGTCGCCAATGGTACCGGCTCCGAACCCAGAGTCTGGAACGCCGACAAGAGTAAGCGCGTGGTGTCGAAGGGCAGTGTCGGCAATCCGCCGGTGCAGGATCCGCGTCACGGCGAGATTCTCCGCCTGACGTGGATACTCATCGACATTGACCCTCTCGGAAATGAGGCCATGTCGCCCGCGTTGCGCAAGCTGGCCCGTCAGGCGATTCGTGACCTTCATTTGCCCCTGTGGCACGTGCTCGACTCTGGCCGCGGCGTCCAGGCGATGCTCCGACTCACAGAGCCGGCGCCGAATACGGTTTCGAACTTCCAGATGTACACGCGGGTAGGCAAGGCCATCCAGGCCCGCTTGAAGTCACTGCTCGAAGGCGCGCCCGTCGAGGTCGACTCGGTCCACAACGCCAACCGGCAGAGCCGGCTTGCGGGCACTATGAACTGGAAGACAAAGCGCTGGGCGACCTTCCTCGAGCGCCCTTGCAAGACCGCGGGCCTGCTGACCGAGTTGGCTGAGAAGTTCAGCATTCAGTCGTCGGAGCACGGCAGCAAGACGGTCGGGACTCGAGAAACGGGAAAAATCCTCTTCGACGAGAGGATTCAGGAGCTTCAGCTTGCGGGCGATTGGGAACCTAACGACTGGCAGCTTGAGCTAATCGAGCGGGTCAGAGATTCGGGCCCACCCGATCTGGACAGGCTCACCGAGAATGGCCGCAATTGGGTCGAACTCCACGAGTGGACCCAGGAGAAGGGAGCGATCGACAGGTCGCGGGAGGCCGAGTGGGTGGCCCAGCAATTGCTGGAGATGTGTGAGCCCATCGAGGGGATCATGGCTGCGCTCGAGGACAGCCCGCACTGCAACGAGCAGTCGGACCCCGAGCGGGCGCGCTGGCGCTGCCTCGGTGCCGCCGTACGGGCGTGCAGATGGGGGATCGGCGACGAGGAGCCAGGTGGGGAGGAACCTGCAGGGACGCCAGAGCGGAACCCGGCCGTCGATTCGGCTCCCGGCTCCATCCAGCTAAACGACTACGCCACCCATCTCGTAGTCGAGGCGCTGGAGAAGGTGCTCGCAGCGCGCGGGAACATCTATCGCCGGGGTGCCGAGCTCGCTCGCGTTCGCGAGTTGGAGGAGGCCGAGGCCGAATCCGACCGCTCGGGTGCGCAGCGCATCTACAGACACGCTGGCGTCTCCGAGATCGCGGTTGCAAACCCCGACTATCTCATGATCGAGCTTTCGCGTACCGGGACGAAGTTCTGGATGGCGACCAAGGAAGGTCCGAAGAAAGTCCCGGCAGCCAGGACTCGGCCGTATTGCGGCACTCTTGCCGCACTGGCGGACGAGACGAGGTTCCCGATTCTCCGGGGCGTCTCTACGACTCCGTCGCTGGATCGCGACGAGCCGGGATACGATCCTGAGACGGGGCTATTCCTTGCATACCCGGCGGACATGTATCCGTCGGTGGGGATGGAGCCGGGGAAGGACGCTGCCGCGGCGGCGCTCGAGCGCCTCGCGCATCCGCTCCGGGAGTTTCCCTTCGTCACGGAGGCCGACCGGTCGGTGGCGCTCGCGGCGACGCTCCTGGCGGTCGTGCGTGGCGAGCTGGGACCCTGTCCGCTCCATGGCTTCTCGGCGCCATCGCCGGGAAGCGGCAAGACACTCCTCACATCAATGGTCGGGGTGATCGGAGCAGGCGTGGAGCCCTCGGCGATCACCTTCACGCCCGACGCCGACGAGATGGAAAAGCGCCTGTCTTCGCTCTTGCGCACCGGTGATCAGGTGATTCTCATCGACAACGTGACGCACGCCATGCACGGGGCCTTCCTCTGCATGATGTTCACGATGGATCAGGTCCAGGCGCGAATCCTCGGCAAGTCAGAGCGGATGCTGCTACCGAGCCGCGTGACCGTGCTCGCGACGGGGAACAACTTGAGGTTCCAAGGCGACATGGTGCGTCGCCAGGTGACCTGCACGATCGACCCGCGTATTGAGAACCCGGAGAATCGATCTTTCTCCTTCAATCCTCTGATCGAGGTCAAGGAGCGGCGGGCTGAGGCCGTCGCGGACGTTCTGACCGTCCTGCGGGCCTACCGCGCGGCCGGGGGACCAGCGTCCGTCCGACCGCTAGGGTCCTTCGAGGACTACGACTTGATCCGGGGGGCGCTGGTCTGGCTCGACCGGACGGATCCCGTGGAGACGATGCCGAACGCGAAGGCCGACGACCCCGAGCTCGAGGAGCGCGGGCTGCTCTTTCGGGTACTGCTGGCTTTCGCTGAGGGGCGAGTCGGGGGTGCGCCGGACCGGCGTTTTCTGCTGCGTGACCTCGACGACAGCGCTCGTGCTGCGATCGACAACTGGTTCGGGAAGGGAGGAATCTCGCTCCGGAGGCTGGGCAATATCTTGAAGCATCACCGCGACCGACCTTTCGGCGGGGTCGTGCTGCGCTCCGAGACGAATCGGTCCAAGGAGACCCGCTGGTGGTTCGAGGTGGACGACATCGCGCGGCGGGCGCGGTGGTGGCGCGGCGAGGTTCCGAACTTCTAGAGCGGGGGGGGAGGCGATGCCCGGGGGGGGGGGAGGCAAGTTCCGGGTTTCCGGGTCTACCGGGTCCGTCCGCCTTCGCTCGTTCCCACGAGCCCCAAAAAAGTCGAGGGGGCAAGAAGAACTTGAATTTGAGAGCCTCGAACTTGCTCGGGGTGCACTAAGACCCGGTAGACCCGGAGACCCGGGAAATCCCCCCACGGGGCTACGCGCGGCTTCCCGCTGTGCGCCCCGACGAATCTGCACCCACACGGCTAGGCCCTATGCGCGGTGCGCCCGCGCGAGCCGCGCCGCTCGAGGCGTCCTCGCAGGCTACACCGACCCTGCCGCGCTCGGCGCACCGCCTGCCTGCCGGCCGGCCGCCCCGACCCCGATGGCATCCTCTGCGGCCTCGGAGGCCCCTGCGTGCCGCGCTCGCCTCCCTCCGGAACTCCATCGCCCATCGCGCGGCCACGGAATCTGCTGGTCCCACCTCGGCTTACTTGCGCCCCCGGCCAGCCAGCGGGGCCCAGGCGCCAAGGCTTGCTGCTGAGCGTTTCTCAGCGGGGCCGTAACAATATTCGACCCGCACCCGTCTACCCGATTCGCACGAAACCAGACGGCGCGCGCGATTCTCCATCTAAGCGTGCGGCGACTCCGAAGAGACCGCGACGGGAGGGCTGCTCGGTCATGAGTTCGAAAC
It encodes:
- a CDS encoding endonuclease/exonuclease/phosphatase family protein, with translation MSKAIRIFSGNLWWGRADSDALVGMIRRYEIDVFCAQELGWENAEAIADELPFGGLEPTDGFQGMGIALRQEAEYERIPLDFRPARHVVLDPGVWNGLARPISLINVHFQAPHSARPFPPSRVRARQAAGLETFLDANPSDARLMVGDYNATPVWPLYRRLARRFTDGAIQCAQREGRDVQSTWGPKPESPRYLRIDHAMVRGLRVDNFRVVDIAGSDHSGLLFDISPDQLG
- a CDS encoding integrase family protein is translated as MPRVRLTQQKVKATEPTDRPQFIADAGQPGLYLRVGKRRADGSCVRSWVFQRDERRTGKTRRTTIGRWPAWDLASARERARELTRKMDLGESIRPKPPKEQPTLEQAVRLHQESMRHRGCAEGSIRMLEVELRRHVKPWLGRPLDELAPGEVRARHMQLSRASGPYLANRIMKHLRACYRTARKSHRDLPADLPTDAVEWNREERRDNPVPWDELPDFARALDRYENPIRRDYMLFLLHTALRKSDAARVRWEEVDWEAGTLFRPEPKGGRKKAFTLPLSRTALEILERRRQDRLSEEWAFPAVRRGNGAANACGPLREYRESEIEVPSPHRLRRTWATAAAELNVNFVTIQLILNHARPKDNVTFGYVSPSLESMRAECNRVSQFLSERMKGEGDRDEDEGAEGDDG
- a CDS encoding helix-turn-helix domain-containing protein encodes the protein MFDEALEHLAKRVAELVVERLPRETSGRVPPDPLEMLTTGEVATLLKVHQVSLKQWRGRRGTGPPYVRIGRSIRYRRRDVEAWMEEIKDERRE